A portion of the Camelus ferus isolate YT-003-E chromosome 16, BCGSAC_Cfer_1.0, whole genome shotgun sequence genome contains these proteins:
- the LOC102514914 gene encoding keratin, type I cytoskeletal 25, producing MSLRLSSGSRRAGPRATAGSLRLSSGGAGFGAGNACGAPGIGSGFSCAFGGSSSGGNAVGGNPCAGFTVSEGGLLSGNEKVTMQNLNDRLASYLDNVRALEEANTDLEQKIKGWYEKYGPGSCRGLDHDYSRYFPIIDDLKNQIIASTTSNANAVLQIDNARLTADDFRLKYENELALHQSVESDVNGLRRVLDEITLCRTDLEIQYETLSEELTYLKKNHKEEMQVLQCAAGGNVNVEMNAAPGVDLTVLLNNMRAQYEGLAEQNRRDAEAWFNEKSAPLQQQISEDVGATTSARNELTEMKRNLQTLEIELQSLLATKHSLECSLTETEANYCAQLAQIQAQIGALEEQLHQVRTETEGQKLEYEQLLDIKVHLEKEIETYCLLIGGDDGACKSGGYKSKDYGPGNVGNQIKDPVKAIVVKKVLEEVDQRSKILTTRLHSLEEKSQSN from the exons ATGTCTCTCCGACTTTCCAGCGGATCCAGGAGGGCCGGTCCCCGTGCCACGGCAGGATCACTCAGGCTCTCCAGTGGGGGAGCCGGCTTTGGGGCTGGAAATGCTTGCGGCGCGCCTGGAATTGGAAGTGGTTTCTCGTGTGCCTTCGGGGGCAGCTCCTCGGGAGGAAATGCAGTGGGGGGCAATCCCTGTGCTGGCTTTACTGTGAGTGAGGGGGGTCTCCTTTCTGGCAATGAGAAGGTGACCATGCAGAACCTCAATGACCGCCTGGCGTCCTACCTGGACAACGTGCGCGCCCTGGAGGAGGCCAACACCGACCTGGAGCAGAAGATCAAGGGCTGGTATGAGAAATACGGACCCGGTTCTTGCCGCGGTCTTGATCACGACTATAGTCGATATTTCCCCATCATCGACGATCTTAAAAACCAG ATCATCGCTTCCACCACCAGCAATGCTAACGCTGTTCTGCAGATCGATAATGCCAGGCTGACCGCTGATGATTTCAGACTCAA GTATGAAAATGAGCTGGCTCTTCACCAGAGCGTGGAAAGTGATGTCAATGGCTTGCGCCGAGTTCTGGATGAAATTACCCTGTGCAGAACAGACCTGGAGATTCAGTATGAAACCCTGAGTGAAGAGTTGACTTACCTCAAAAAGAACCATAAAGAG GAAATGCAAGTTCTGCAGTGCGCGGCCGGAGGCAACGTGAACGTGGAGATGAACGCGGCGCCCGGCGTGGACCTCACAGTTCTGCTGAACAACATGCGGGCCCAGTACGAAGGCCTGGCCGAGCAGAACCGCAGGGATGCGGAGGCCTGGTTCAACGAAAAG AGCGCTCCGCTGCAACAGCAGATCTCCGAGGATGTTGGAGCCACCACCTCTGCCCGAAATGAGCTCACCGAGATGAAGCGCAATCTCCAAACGCTGGAAATCGAACTTCAGTCTCTCTTAGCCACG AAACACTCCCTGGAGTGCTCCTTGACTGAGACTGAGGCCAACTACTGCGCGCAGCTGGCCCAGATCCAGGCACAGATCGGGGCCTTGGAGGAGCAGCTGCACCAGGTCAGAACCGAGACCGAGGGCCAGAAACTGGAGTACGAGCAGCTCCTCGACATCAAGGTCCacctggaaaaagaaattgagaccTACTGTCTCCTTATCGGTGGAGATGATGG GGCTTGCAAGTCTGGAGGTTACAAGTCTAAAGATTATGGACCTGGAAATGTGGGAAACCAAATCAAAG aTCCAGTCAAAGCCATTGTGGTTAAGAAAGTTCTTGAGGAGGTAGACCAACGCAGCAAAATACTTACCACCAGGCTCCACTCCCTGGAAGAGAAATCTCAAAGCAATTAA